Genomic window (Carassius carassius chromosome 36, fCarCar2.1, whole genome shotgun sequence):
GTGAAGGTTGATTTAGTCCCGTTCTGTCTGAACACAAGCCCACACATTGTAATGTTAATGGTAGAAAGTTAACGGCTCACTGGATCCAGATGGTGTTGGCTCTGTCGGGCCGTCGCGGGTCTGCGGTCAGGTCTCCGAAGGTGGAAAAGAACTGCTCCATCTCTTTCTGCAACATCTCGTTTCTCTTTTCCGCATCGTCCTTGGCTCGCTCTGCGTTTCTCAGCTTGATCTCCACCATGGTGTATTTCTTTTTCTCCTGGTCAAGCTCTTCATGTAGATTAGCCATTACCGTCTCCAACTCTACATTCCGAAGTTCCAGACTACAGGGAAGATGGGAAAAGGAGGGTAAATACACCTTTTAATACTGTGATGGTTTAATGAGACACTTAAAGAATTAATTTAGGTAAAAGTTAAATCTGTcatggaataaaaaatatttactttcaataaaattttaaatataaacatatttcttAACATATataaacttatgtttattaactatatatatatatgttaataaacATAAGGTTATATAGGTTAAGTTaacaaacataatttaatatatgttcataaatattttttataacaaaattgtaaatatttttattgtactgaatgtaaatatttttcattgttaaaatAAGTATGTATGTTTTCTTATATATTAGttaatatgttattttttattttagtaaaattgagttaatatttttaacttgattaaaagtaaaaaaatataatttgattagaaatagtattaaaaataagtgctaattatttaaaataaagatttttattttattaaaagtaaaaaaaaaatacatatttgtatttaaaaacagattatttgataagaaatttaataaatatcattttatttgattaaaaatagatgttggttttattttataaaaaataagtattttttttattattaaataagtaaataaaagtttttttgttgttgtaattactTGCATTAATTCACAGTTTCCATCCCActggcttgttttgtttttttttgtagtttttttgggggggcagTGATGAAATGATCCAAAAAAGCAACAGGGAAGACAGAACACGAATATTCAAATGTTTGCCACATATCACATTTGTACCATACtgaagagtgtttgtgtgtttatgtaaattatttatttgttagtttttttctcatttatttattgattgatttattggcATTTCCCTCATTTGATTTCAGTTCCCTTGTTTTAGTTTTctataaatcacattaaaaatatacagaTTAAAATGGAAATGATTTTCAATCTCCATTTAACGGTGTTTCCTAAGTTGGAAACAATTTAggcaaaaatgtaatttcatttgttttattttctattgattttttacttcattaaaactgtgaaaaaaacatcacTAGTTTCTGTGCTCTTTAAAGTTCATTTTTTGATTGAACATGACTCTTACCTCTTGATCCTGGTCTCATACTCGTTCTTCTGCTTGAGCATTTCCTGTTTGAGACTGGCTACCAGGCTGTgcagtgcactgtgattggtcgGTCCATTTGCGACGGCAAACGTTTCACTGTTATCGCTGCTGCTGGTTCCTCTGCTCCCCCGGCCTCCTCCATTACTGGTCTGCTGCTCCCCATCATCCACCGCCAGTACTTTGTCCTCCTGCACCGGCCCGTCCAACAAAGGATCTTCAAAGTTGCTGCCAAAGAAGTCCTGCTCTGGGCATGTGGTTGTGGAAGAGCGGCAAGAAGTGGAGTTTTCTGGTAGAGAGATCTCGCAAGACGAGGTGGACCACGTGGCGCTATCCACGCTCTGTTTGTCCTCACAACTGCTGCTCAGACTGGGCTGTGTCGTTTGCTGCTGATGGATGTGGACGTTGTGGACATTGTCGTACGTGGACAGGCGGTTCTGCTGGTGCTCGGTGTCTCTACTTTTAGCCTCGCGCATTGTGACATGACCGTTGGGCACCCAGAGTCCATTCCGTCCATTTAGAGTCCCATTTGTCACATACGCGCTGGATACGCCCATCCGAAAGACGCCATTCTGGACGCCCATTTTGGTGCCTGAGCCTTTAATTGCACCCGTCCGACGTGCATGAAGGGTTCCCATGTTGGGTAGAGTTAGACTTTTCTCCTGATTGGCATCACCTGAAGACGATGAGGAGGAACTGAATGATCCATTAGTGACAATCCCGCTCCCTTTGCTAAACGCTGGGTTCTTTTTCACGGAGAGCGGCGGACTGCGGGCCACCTCGAATCGCTGTCCAGTAAAACCATTACGTGGGCTGCCTGAACGAGGAGAGCCATTGTCCAGAGGAACCCGGCTGGGTGATTCTGGCGTGTCCCAAGTGCACTGTCGCACCCCACTGGTGTTATTGTTCTCTTTGTTTTGAATCTGACCATTCGTAGGCCGTTTCTGCGtctcattattgttattattaaccagTTCCAGAGTGCTAGTATGGTCCTCATCGGGTGGGAAAAGAACATCATGGCGGCCAATCAGAACAGCCATCAATTGCTGGACCAGTACTGTGCCTGAACACATGACAAATAGATTACTCAAACACTGATTATAATCCAGATCCAGAGATTTCTGGAGTGAGAGATATGGATTGGAAGACCTACCTTCCATTATAGTCACTGGGTCCTCAACCTTTGGCCTTAGAATATTTGGCCCAAAGACTGTAGCCAGATTCTGTACACTCATTTTATTCACACCTGAGTAGGACTGAACTTCATCCAAAAACCTGGACAAAAACAATGGTCTTAACATTACAACTGAGATTTCAGAATCTGTATGTACAAAGTTGAATgtgtggcaaaaaaataaattaacaaaaaataaaaaaaaaattcacttgattgttgcaaacaaaaataacatttttcttattaaaataaaaataaaaatcttgttttcAAAAAACTCTAAAATTCATATTATGCTTTGAAAACATCATacaagttatttaatttttttttctttttttttatagtgccACTGAGTTAACTGACTCATTCAAAGACAGCCACTTATTTAATTCCTGAATGCATCACTGTTTTTCAGCTGATTCACTGAGTGAACAGACTCAGTGACTGACTTAAATACACTTTTTTATTCacaaatgaatcagtgtttttgagtgaactgaTTGACTGAATTGACTCAGTGATTTGCTTACAGAGAGTGCCTTGCTTTGTTCCTGAATACAGGGTTTTTGAATCAATCAATTGAGTGaactgattcagtgactcacagaCAGTCACTTGTATTGTTCCTGAATGCATCAGGGTTTTTGAATCAATCAATTGAGTGaactgattcagtgactcacagaCAGTCACTTGTATTGTTCCTGAATGCATCAAGGTTTTTGAATGAATCGATTGATTGGATTGACTCACTGACtcaaatttccaccactaatgcAAAGAactattacatattttttatacaatattttgtgATAAGCCACAGCtgaatggaataaaataaaaaaatcacctaCTTGCATATGTATTTAAGCAGATTGTAGTTTACCGGAGGTAGACCTTCTACTTGCCTTCTTAATTCCTTTATTCCCTGCACAGAGAgagattaaaaacaataataattaaatacacaTCCAGgataaaaagaaatgcaaatgtaTGTCTTTGCTTAAACTGATTATAGTAATTCAGTTTTAAATGATCTGGACTAATATGCATGATTAAAAGACGTACTGAATGAAAAAGCAATTAAACCTATCCCATTGCTTTTAAAAGTCTTCCTAATTGACTTTAAATATTCATATTGCAATTTATTCCGTTATTACTGCACTATTCGTCTAGGCATGGGTCAGTGAGTTTAACAATTGATGACGGTCTAGACTTATTGATGCGCTCCATTCCAGATCTGTTTTTATCATGGTCAATATGTCTTTTCCCTGCAGGCTCTCTCTGATGAAAATGACTTTGCTGCACCACATGAGAAAgctatttttcaaaaacaaatggATGTAGTAAGCCTTTTACTTCATTTGACATGGTACCGCGATTCTTTGCGTGTACCGCACTCAAGGGACTCTCAGAGGTACGAATCTCGCTCAAAACCTTGGGGCAGTAAATTAAATTCAGTGTTGCAAGACCCCGTCCTGCACTTTGATTCTATCCTGAAACCATTCAAAAGCCGCTGGCTGACGCACAGGTGATTCACGCGAGGTAAAAGTGTAACTTAAAAGTCAGAATGAGGCTGTTTCTGTTCTTCGGGGTCAACCTGTTCTTCTTTAGGCTCAGCAAAAGTAAGGAATTGATGCATGCAAGATGAAAGACGAGTGCAGTAGAATAGTGGGATGAGTCATTTGCCATTTTCTCAGCCTGCTGGTGGGAACCGAACTTAAAACTAAGAAAAAGCAAAAAGAGGGGAGCTAAAAAGTTCAACAATGTTTTGAGTCAACAGTGATGCTCATTATGAAAAACAACATCCTTTACATTTGTTAACTTTAGGAATCATGTAGCTTAGTTAAAAATGTTATGCTTTTGAACAAAGTGTTGTAAAATGCTAAATGAACAACAACAGAACCAGAGCAAAAGCCCCTTAGTTCAGGACCAATTTCCctcattttaactttaattttgatCTTTtgaaagtatcctgaaaaaaataaaataaaaatcactctttgcacaaaaacattaagcagcccaactgttttcagaattgatattaataagaaatgttttttttcccctgcaaattggcatattagaaagatttctgaaggatcatgtgacactggggCAATGATGTTGAAAAATAAGCTTTGCATcactaaaatacagtaaattaaaaaatatatttaataaagaaattgatattttaaactgcaataatatttttcacaatattatggtttttaatgaatttttgattaaataaatgcacacttgatgagcataagaatcttctatcaccaccattaaaaacaaaacaaaaaaacattaacattcagTCACacgttctttaaagaaccatttctttcttaactttttaaaatctgtaaaacattctttcaccacaaataaacttttgtgaaacagaaagattCTTCATATGTTCATATCTTCacaggttctt
Coding sequences:
- the LOC132116997 gene encoding rho GTPase-activating protein 24-like isoform X4, whose product is MLRGRHFGCTFLHPLFYYSFMHRSVFRKIKSCISFKHGIFGQKLEETVRYERRYGNKMAPMLVEQCVDFIRHWGLREEGLFRLPGQANLVKELQDAFDCGEKPSFDCNTDVHTVASLLKLYLRELPEPVIPFCKYEEFLACTKLLSKDQDAGIKELRRQVEGLPPVNYNLLKYICKFLDEVQSYSGVNKMSVQNLATVFGPNILRPKVEDPVTIMEGTVLVQQLMAVLIGRHDVLFPPDEDHTSTLELVNNNNNETQKRPTNGQIQNKENNNTSGVRQCTWDTPESPSRVPLDNGSPRSGSPRNGFTGQRFEVARSPPLSVKKNPAFSKGSGIVTNGSFSSSSSSSGDANQEKSLTLPNMGTLHARRTGAIKGSGTKMGVQNGVFRMGVSSAYVTNGTLNGRNGLWVPNGHVTMREAKSRDTEHQQNRLSTYDNVHNVHIHQQQTTQPSLSSSCEDKQSVDSATWSTSSCEISLPENSTSCRSSTTTCPEQDFFGSNFEDPLLDGPVQEDKVLAVDDGEQQTSNGGGRGSRGTSSSDNSETFAVANGPTNHSALHSLVASLKQEMLKQKNEYETRIKSLELRNVELETVMANLHEELDQEKKKYTMVEIKLRNAERAKDDAEKRNEMLQKEMEQFFSTFGDLTADPRRPDRANTIWIQ
- the LOC132116997 gene encoding rho GTPase-activating protein 24-like isoform X3; the encoded protein is MPKKGGDRERMTSNHETYLLMASTQNDMEDWVKSIRRVIWAPFGGGIFGQKLEETVRYERRYGNKMAPMLVEQCVDFIRHWGLREEGLFRLPGQANLVKELQDAFDCGEKPSFDCNTDVHTVASLLKLYLRELPEPVIPFCKYEEFLACTKLLSKDQDAGIKELRRQVEGLPPVNYNLLKYICKFLDEVQSYSGVNKMSVQNLATVFGPNILRPKVEDPVTIMEGTVLVQQLMAVLIGRHDVLFPPDEDHTSTLELVNNNNNETQKRPTNGQIQNKENNNTSGVRQCTWDTPESPSRVPLDNGSPRSGSPRNGFTGQRFEVARSPPLSVKKNPAFSKGSGIVTNGSFSSSSSSSGDANQEKSLTLPNMGTLHARRTGAIKGSGTKMGVQNGVFRMGVSSAYVTNGTLNGRNGLWVPNGHVTMREAKSRDTEHQQNRLSTYDNVHNVHIHQQQTTQPSLSSSCEDKQSVDSATWSTSSCEISLPENSTSCRSSTTTCPEQDFFGSNFEDPLLDGPVQEDKVLAVDDGEQQTSNGGGRGSRGTSSSDNSETFAVANGPTNHSALHSLVASLKQEMLKQKNEYETRIKSLELRNVELETVMANLHEELDQEKKKYTMVEIKLRNAERAKDDAEKRNEMLQKEMEQFFSTFGDLTADPRRPDRANTIWIQ
- the LOC132116997 gene encoding rho GTPase-activating protein 24-like isoform X2, whose product is MDLNYNPGGDRERMTSNHETYLLMASTQNDMEDWVKSIRRVIWAPFGGGIFGQKLEETVRYERRYGNKMAPMLVEQCVDFIRHWGLREEGLFRLPGQANLVKELQDAFDCGEKPSFDCNTDVHTVASLLKLYLRELPEPVIPFCKYEEFLACTKLLSKDQDAGIKELRRQVEGLPPVNYNLLKYICKFLDEVQSYSGVNKMSVQNLATVFGPNILRPKVEDPVTIMEGTVLVQQLMAVLIGRHDVLFPPDEDHTSTLELVNNNNNETQKRPTNGQIQNKENNNTSGVRQCTWDTPESPSRVPLDNGSPRSGSPRNGFTGQRFEVARSPPLSVKKNPAFSKGSGIVTNGSFSSSSSSSGDANQEKSLTLPNMGTLHARRTGAIKGSGTKMGVQNGVFRMGVSSAYVTNGTLNGRNGLWVPNGHVTMREAKSRDTEHQQNRLSTYDNVHNVHIHQQQTTQPSLSSSCEDKQSVDSATWSTSSCEISLPENSTSCRSSTTTCPEQDFFGSNFEDPLLDGPVQEDKVLAVDDGEQQTSNGGGRGSRGTSSSDNSETFAVANGPTNHSALHSLVASLKQEMLKQKNEYETRIKSLELRNVELETVMANLHEELDQEKKKYTMVEIKLRNAERAKDDAEKRNEMLQKEMEQFFSTFGDLTADPRRPDRANTIWIQ
- the LOC132116997 gene encoding rho GTPase-activating protein 24-like isoform X1, whose amino-acid sequence is MDEQAGSAGNSPQHGRGSARQDVLRCGWLRKQGGFVKTWHTRWFVLRGDQLYYYKDEDETKALGTIFLPGNRVTEHPSSGEEGAKFFFEVIPGGDRERMTSNHETYLLMASTQNDMEDWVKSIRRVIWAPFGGGIFGQKLEETVRYERRYGNKMAPMLVEQCVDFIRHWGLREEGLFRLPGQANLVKELQDAFDCGEKPSFDCNTDVHTVASLLKLYLRELPEPVIPFCKYEEFLACTKLLSKDQDAGIKELRRQVEGLPPVNYNLLKYICKFLDEVQSYSGVNKMSVQNLATVFGPNILRPKVEDPVTIMEGTVLVQQLMAVLIGRHDVLFPPDEDHTSTLELVNNNNNETQKRPTNGQIQNKENNNTSGVRQCTWDTPESPSRVPLDNGSPRSGSPRNGFTGQRFEVARSPPLSVKKNPAFSKGSGIVTNGSFSSSSSSSGDANQEKSLTLPNMGTLHARRTGAIKGSGTKMGVQNGVFRMGVSSAYVTNGTLNGRNGLWVPNGHVTMREAKSRDTEHQQNRLSTYDNVHNVHIHQQQTTQPSLSSSCEDKQSVDSATWSTSSCEISLPENSTSCRSSTTTCPEQDFFGSNFEDPLLDGPVQEDKVLAVDDGEQQTSNGGGRGSRGTSSSDNSETFAVANGPTNHSALHSLVASLKQEMLKQKNEYETRIKSLELRNVELETVMANLHEELDQEKKKYTMVEIKLRNAERAKDDAEKRNEMLQKEMEQFFSTFGDLTADPRRPDRANTIWIQ
- the LOC132116997 gene encoding rho GTPase-activating protein 24-like isoform X5, with the protein product MTSNHETYLLMASTQNDMEDWVKSIRRVIWAPFGGGIFGQKLEETVRYERRYGNKMAPMLVEQCVDFIRHWGLREEGLFRLPGQANLVKELQDAFDCGEKPSFDCNTDVHTVASLLKLYLRELPEPVIPFCKYEEFLACTKLLSKDQDAGIKELRRQVEGLPPVNYNLLKYICKFLDEVQSYSGVNKMSVQNLATVFGPNILRPKVEDPVTIMEGTVLVQQLMAVLIGRHDVLFPPDEDHTSTLELVNNNNNETQKRPTNGQIQNKENNNTSGVRQCTWDTPESPSRVPLDNGSPRSGSPRNGFTGQRFEVARSPPLSVKKNPAFSKGSGIVTNGSFSSSSSSSGDANQEKSLTLPNMGTLHARRTGAIKGSGTKMGVQNGVFRMGVSSAYVTNGTLNGRNGLWVPNGHVTMREAKSRDTEHQQNRLSTYDNVHNVHIHQQQTTQPSLSSSCEDKQSVDSATWSTSSCEISLPENSTSCRSSTTTCPEQDFFGSNFEDPLLDGPVQEDKVLAVDDGEQQTSNGGGRGSRGTSSSDNSETFAVANGPTNHSALHSLVASLKQEMLKQKNEYETRIKSLELRNVELETVMANLHEELDQEKKKYTMVEIKLRNAERAKDDAEKRNEMLQKEMEQFFSTFGDLTADPRRPDRANTIWIQ